GCCCGCGCTTGTCGCGGATGGCGGCGCGTTCCACGGCGTCGAGCAGGTCGTAGGGCATCAAGTCGTCTTCGTCGGTTTGCTTGGATGCTTCGGGGCGGAGCTCCGCGGTGGGCGCTTGGGCCGTGACGGCGACCAGCTCGGGAATGGGGCCGCGACCGAGGGGTCCGGTTTCGGCGAGCCACGTCAGCCAGCGGCGCAAGAAGGCCTTGTCGATGCCGGCGATGGGCGACAGGCCGCCAGCCGTGTCGCCGTCCATGGTGGCGTAGCCGACAGCGGCTTCGCTGCGATTGCTGGTGGAGAGCAAGAGACCGCCTTGCACGTTGGCGAGCATCCAGATCCCCGGCGCGCGGGCACGGGCTTGGATGTTCTGGAGCGCGATGTCGTCGTGATCCCAGGACAGCTTGCGACCGAGAGCGCCTTCGCAGAGCTCGGTGTAGCCGCGCACCAGGGCGTCGACGTCGAGTTCGTGGTGCTTGCTGCCGATGGCGCGGGCCACGGTGCGGGCGGCGTCGCGCGTGATCGAGCCGCTGTTGCGGGTGGCCTGATACGCCGAGGTGAGCAACGCCGCGTTCCAGCCCTTGGGATCGTCGCTCGGGGGGCGCAGCTTGGACAAGTAGGCCAAGCGCTCGGCGAAAGCGTCGGCGCCAATCTCGGCGTGGGCGAGTTCCACCATCATGCCGCACAGGCAGAGCACCGCGGAAGAATCCGCGCCGCCGCTCAAGGACACGACGAAGCCGCGGGAGCGACTCTTGCGCATGTAGTCGAAGAGGCCGAGGCATACCGCGCGGGTGAACTCTTCTTCTTTGATGTGCGGCGAGGACTCCCACGCGGGCTCGCTGACGTGGCTGTGCTCGATGCCGACGCGCGGGTACTGGTGGGCGGCGGCCACGCACTCGTCGGGATCGGGCGCGACGTTGGGTTGAAAGCTGGTGAGCCACCCGTGGCGACTGCGCGTGAGGTAGACGTCGATGGTGGCGCTGATGAGCGTCGCGGACTCAAAAGAGAAGCGGGGCGCGGCGGCCATCAGCTTGCCCGCGGTGGCGATGACCGCGTCGCCGTCGTAGATGGCGCGCCCGGCTTCGTTGCCGAGCAGGTTGGAGTAGACGTAGCTGACGCCGAAGGCGCGCGAGCCCTCGAGCACGAGGCGACGCCGCACGTCGCGCTTGCCGAAGGCGAAGTGGCTGGCGCTGGGATTCAGGATCACGTCGACGGCATCGAGCGCGAGTTCTGCGCCGGGGCGCTGGGCGATCCAGGCGTCTTCACAGATCTCGAAGCCGATCTTGATGTCACCCACTTCGAAGTGAATGTCCCCGATGGGAAAGCTCTTTCCCCAAAGCCGCGTACGCGCGCGCTGTCCTCGAGGCCATGCCTTGAACCAACGAGGCTCGTAGTGGATGCCATCGCCGGCCAGGGCGCGCTTGGCGACGAAGCCGAGCAGCTCGCCGTCGCGCACCAGGCAGCTGGTGTTGAACACGGCCTTGTTGTGGCGCAAGGGGAGACCGAAGCTGACGACCAGGTCCTTCGTCTCGGGCAAGAGTTCGCGCAACACTTGCTGCGCGGTCTCGAGCACTGCGGGCGATAGGAACATGTCTTCGCAGCCGTAGCCGGTGATGCAGAGCTCCGGAAGACACAGAATGCCGACTTGGGCTTCGCGCGCGCGGCGCAAGGCGCCCACGATGTTCGCGGCGTTGCCATCCCAGTCCAGGGGCGTTTGATTCAGGGTGGCAGCAGCGACTTTGACGAGCTTCATGAATGCGGCTCCTCGAGCGTGACCCTAGCATCAAGACTGGCCACGCGATTGGCTCAGTCGCTCTCCGTCTCGATCCCCAGGGCTTTGAGCTTGCGCCACAGGGTGACCCGGCTCATGCCCAGGGACTTGGCGGCGCGAGCACGGTTGCCCGACGCGCGCTCCAGAGCCCGGAGAATGCGACGCGCCTCGGCGCCTTGGGCGCTGGGACGAACCGGGGGCGGGGCGTTGGTGACGCGACCGTGACCGTACTCACCGCGAAACTCCGGCGGCAGATCGGTCTCCGATAGCACGCTGCCCTCACCCATGACGAAGGCGTACTCGATGGCGTTCTGCAACTCTCGCACGTTGCCCGGGAAGTCGTAGGCCAGCATCGCTGAAAGCGCCGCAGCGTCGATGCGTTCGATGATACGGGGCGCGTGCTCTTGGTTTCGCTTGCGCACGAAGTGGTCGGCCAAGAGGCCTACGTCCTCGGGACGCTCACGCAGCGGCGGCAAGAAGATCGGAACGACGCGCAGGCGATACATCAAGTCGGCGCGGAAGCGCCCCTCTGCCACCTCTTGACGCAAGCCGCGGTGAGTCGCCGCCACGAAGCGCACGTCCACGGGAATGGGCTCGCGCCCGCCGATGGGCAGCACCACGCGATCCTGCAGCACTCGCAGCAGTTTGGCCTGCAGCTCCAGGGGGATCTCCGCGACTTCGTCCAAGAACAGCGTGCCGCCCGAGGCCAGACGCATGTGCCCCTCGGCGTCGCGTACCGCTCCGGTGAAGGCGCCACGCACGTGACCGAAGAGCTCACTTTCCAGAAGCTGAGCGGGGAGCGCGGCGCAGTTGATGGCGCGGAAGGGCCCCTTGGCGCGGCGGCTCTCGAGATGAATGGCTCGCGCCACTAGTTCTTTGCCGCTGCCGGTCTCGCCGCGCACCAGGACGCTCACGTCCGAACGCGCGACGCGACGCACCTCCGAGAGCACGCGCTTCATCGTCGCATCGCGCGTCAGAATGCCGTGCATTTCCTCGGTGTCGCGACTGTCGGCGGCGGCCACGACGCTGAGCCGCACCAAGTAGCCCTCGAGGCGACCGTTGCTTCGCAGCGGTAGCGCTTGCACGCGCAGAGACTGGTCACGCCCACCGCGCCCCGGACGCACGACGTCGGCGGTGACCGCCTGGCCCGACGAAAGCGCTTCTGCGACAGGGCGTTCAGGCGACTCGCCGCAGAGCAACTTCGCGAGACGAGTTCCCGGTGCAAGCGCATCGGCAGTGAGCGCGCGCGCGCTCGGGGATGCGTACACAGTCGCGAGTGAACCGTCGAGCACGATGCTCGCCCCACCGAGGATCTCCAAGGCTTGCTCGACAATGGCGGCAGAGGAGCGCTTGGGGCGCCTAGCTTCCGGCATTCGTTGCCTCCCTTGCTCCCTCTCGCGCCTCCGTGGGCAGAGCCGCACGCAGGCTGGTTTCGAGATGATCGGCGGCGGTGCGCGCGGCGGCAGCGGCCCAGACCTGAACGGAAACGTCCATCACGCACAGATCTGCGGGGTCGCGTCCCACGTCCACGCTGGAACCTGGCGCGCGATACGGCGAGAGCAGAGCGGCACGTCGGGCCTGCTCGATCATGACGCGGGTCGGCGCCGTGTCGAAACGCATGCGCACACGGACGGGCACGCTGTTCTTCTCTTTCGCCACCGTCAGCGCCTGCTCGCTCAGCAGTCGGTTCGGCACCAAGGCGGTGGCACCGTCCGCCTTCGCGATCTCGAGGTTGAACAGGCCCACGGCGTTGACCACGCCATCGAGTCCGCCAACTTGAACGCGGTCGCCGCTTCGCAAGCGGCGCCGCAGCAACAGGCCGATTCCGACGATACCGCTCTGGAGATGACTGGAGAAAACCCAAGAGCTGGCCACCAAGAGCGCCAGCAGCAGGAGCGTGGACAAGATCGGCGCGGCAGCCAGCGCCGCCCGACTGGCGATGTAGAGCACCAGCGCTCCGACCACGACACGCGAGCCCCCCTCCCACCACGACAAACGGCGCTGCGTATCGAGGCCCAGCCGCCACGCCAAGCGCACCAAGACCCGCGCCATCCGAGAAAGCAGCGCTGCAACTACTAGTAGCAGCGCCAGCTTGAACAGCACGTCCACGCGCAAGAGCGCGTCGAAGCGTGCCGCTTCTGCTGCCAGGCGCTCCGTGAGCGTGTGTCCCGCTGGACCGCTGGCGTCTGGCGCAACCAGCTCCGGCAGGGTGCCGCCGCAGGCGCTGCACAGCGCCGCCACTCCTGCGACCCAGATCCGACCGCGCCTCATTGTACTGCCCCAATCGAGCGCAGGCCTTGGAACACCAGTGGCCGGATATCGGCGGGGATCGCCAGGGCGGGCTTGCTGGCAGACGTGGGTTCGAGCAGCCCCGCAGCGATCAAGAAGTGCACGTGGCGACGCGTCTCGGCTACGCCCAAGCACAGGTTCTTCATCATCTCTTGTTCGTCCATCGGTCCGAAGCGCACGAGCTGGACCAGCATGCCCACGACGACAGCGGGCAACCTCGACATGTAGGGCAACCCCAGGGTCAAGGTGCGATGGATCTCCGGCGAGACCTGGCCTTCTTCGTCCAGCGAAAGAGACTTGAGCCAAGCCGGCAGCGCGCGAGACAAGTTGCCCTCGGTCACTCGCGTCAAGACGGCAAAGTAGAGCAACCGATCGTCGGTTTGACGCAGGCGGCGCAGAATGCCCGAAGCGAAGGTCTTCGGATACTGCACGCGACGACCGCTGAGTATGTGGCGACCCTCGATGGCACGAGCCATCGCGTCCGGCTTGAGCGGGTCGAGGGAAATCAAGTTGGAGAAGGGCTCGCGGACGCTGACGCTCTCCTCCAAGAGCGTCAGCGCCTCCTTGGAGATGGCGGCGAGCCAGAAGGTGGACTCGCGCGTGGCAACGACCAGGTCCAAGAAGCTCTCCAAGTCGCGCAAGCCGCGCACGTCGGGGGTGAACCACTGTTCCACGTCGTCGAGTAGAACCGTGGTCTTGACCTCGGAAAGCGCGCGCACGACCGCCTGGCGACGTGGGCGCACGCCCAATTCGATGGCGACAGCGTCCACCAAACCGATTTCACGACGCCACTCGATGGGCTGCGGACGTAGCAGGCGCGGCGCCGACAGTTCGAGTTCGCACAGATTCAGCATGCTAGTGCGACCCGAGCCGTGGGCACCAACGAGCAGGGCGGAACCGCCCGCGCCGCTGAGCCAGCGTCGCTCGCACTCCACGGTTTCTCGCAACTCGGCTTCATGCGCGGTGAACAGCCGATGCTCGCGCACGGGCTCGACGCGGAACAGTCGTACGTACTCGGGGGGAATGCCCGCCAACTCACGGAAGCGCTCGGTGTGCGCGCGGATGTCGGCTGCCGCCAGCTCCGAATCGCCCACGCGACGCAAGACGTCTTGGGAGATCTGGCTGCCACCGATGCGCTGAACCAACGCTGCGGCAGAGCGGACGCGCTGTCGCGCCGATTCCATGCTCGGCCCCAGCGCGCGAAGGCCGCGATGGAGCAAAGTCGAGAGCAGCCCGCCACTGTCAGCCGCAACGGCGTCCCCCACGTCAGCCAGGCGCGCCAAGTCGTCGAGGGCCGTCTCGGCGCTGAGCCGGATCCCCGCGCTAGCCCGGGTGATGCCCTCGTCCAGAGCGGTGAGGTGCTCGTCCAAGTGTGCCAAGGCGCGCTCGAAGGCGTCCTGCATCGCGTCGCGCTCTGCGTCGGAATCCTCCAAGCCGTGACTCTCCAGGGCGTGGGCCGCGATGTCCGCGGATTCGCGGATCAGTCCCGCAGTTCTCGCTACGGTCGTGGTCATGTCGCGGATCTGTTCGTCGATGGCGGGCAGCAGGCGCTCCATCACCAACACGTTCGCTGCTTGGCGCAGTGCCACGCGCCGGGTACGCACCTCCGACGGATCCTTCGCGTAGAGAACCGGAGTATCGGTGCGCGCGAGCAAGATCGTCTCGGGCAGAGATTCGACGACGGCGCGCGCCTCCACTGCGACCAAGTGAGCTGACGCCGCCGCACGCAAACGTGCCGCGCCACGTTCCAGCGAGCGAGTCACGTCCTCGTTGCAGGAGCCATTGCAGTCCGTGAGCAAGCCCTCGCGCTCTTCTGACGTGAGCACCCGCTCGCACGGCAGGGCGTCACGCACGTTGGAGAGCCGCTGCCAGACGGAGCCGACGACGCCCTCGATGTTGCGGAAAGCCGTGGCCGCGGGACCGAGCACGCTCTCTTCCAAGGAGCGCGACAGCTCAGCCTCGATCATCGCAAGCTCGACGCTGAGCCGCAGAGAGCCCTGGTCGGCGTCCAGCGCGTCCTTCCACTTCTCGCCGAGGTCGTCCAGAGAACGCAGCAACTCACGCACGTGTGGATCCACCTCTGAGTAGCGGATCTGCTTGCGGCCCAGGGCGGGGCCATCGACGAGTCCGAGCGGATCCACCACGGCGTCCAGGCCACCCAAGAGCGCGATCTTGGCGTCGGCGTCGAAGTGCTCCAGGAACAGCTCCAGCCGCCGCTCCACGGCGCGGCGAGCGGCACGTGAATCGCCGCCTTCCACCGCCAAGGTGCGTAGCTCTTGCACCACACCGGCTTGCGCACGCGCCCACGAGGAAAGCAGTGCCACGGCTAGGGCAGCCATGCGCGGCTCGAATTCGCGCCGCACGATCATTCGCACCGGCACCCGCCGATGGCGGCCACTTCGTCCGAAGGAGAGGACGCGCTTGACCGCGCGGCCGCGCTTGCGCCAGCGCAAACGGAAGCCATCTGTGCGCTGAACGCGGCGGTTGCGTTCTTCGACGACGACCTCTGCCTCCTCGGGACAACGGCGCAACGCCTGACGTAGGGCACGGTACAAGCTGCGACAGATCTCGACGCGTTCGCTCAGATCCTCGGTGTGAGACTGGGCGGCCCAAGCCTCGATGCGCTTGACGTAGTCGCTCTCGTTCGCTTCGCCGATCTTGTCGAGGGACTGGCTGAAGGCGCGGGTCCACGGCAACAGCCGCTCCGCCCCGAAGCCGCGCGCGGTGGTTTCGAGCTGCGTGTACAATTCCCGCACCAGGCTCTCCAGCGCGGGCGCCTGCATGCGCTCGATCGCCGTATCGAGGCGTGCGACCACGTCGGGCGGCGCGGGCCCGACGCCTTCGACCTGCTGCGGGAGCTGCTCGTCCGGCGCCAGCTCGACTGCGGCGGCTTGCGCCAGGCCCGTGTCCTCGGGAATTTCGCCGGCGCCCTTGAGGGCCTTGCGCAGACTCACCGGGCCAACGAGCAGGTTGAGGGCCACCACCGCCATGCCCAGCGCGGTGATGTGATCGCTGAGCTCGGGAAGCTGCTGGGCAGCGAGGCCAACCAGACCCAGAGTCACACCGGCCTGGGGCAGATAGCCGAGCCAGGCGTTCTTGCGCACGTACTCGCCTTCTCCACCGAAGCCCCCGCCGAGACGCGCCGCGATGAAGTAGCCCACGGCGCGCGCGGCGCACAGCGCAAGCGCGATGGGAAGCACACGCCAAGTGGCGAATAGGTCGATGCCCGCGCCAGCGATCGTGAAGAAGACCACGAACACGGGCAGCGCCACCAGCTGCACGGGTCCCATCAGCTCGTGCTCGTACTTGGAGAAGTTGCGCACGACGAATCCGGCGGTGATGAACACCAAGAGCAGCTCTAGGTGGAGGGCCTTGCCCACCTCGGACATCACCAGGATCATCGCGGCGACGAAGAGCAGCATCTCCGCACGCACGAAGCGGATGTAGCCGATCAGCAGCGCGCCGAGCACGCCGCCGGCCAGGATCGAGAATCCAAGTTCCTTGGAGACCAGAACGAGCACGCTTTCGTCGGACGAGCCGCCGCCGAGCAGCGAGCGCGAAACGGCGATGGCCACCGCTAGACAGATGACGACGACCAGGTCCTTCAGCACCGCAGCGCCGAGAACGAGATCCATCAACCGGCCGCGTGCTCGAGTCTCGTTCATCACCGCCAGAGCGATGGCCGGTGATGTGCCGATGGAAAGCGCAGCCAAGATCAGCGTGAGGGCCACGGTGGCTGCGCCCGCCTCGAAGGGCAGGAGGTGCAATCCGGTCTGCAGCCCGTAGAAGGTCGCGCCCACCAAACCAGCGGCGACGGTGATTTTCAGAAAGATGGTGCCCACCAACGTGCGCCAGATCTTCGCGATCTGCCGCACGTCGAGCTCGAGCCCGGCGCCGACGGCGATGAGACCGAGCGCCAGGGTGTTGAACATTCGCATCTCGGTGACCACTTCGCGCGACAGGATGTTGCTCACGAAGGGACCAAGCACGACGCCACTGAGGATGTAGCCAGTGACCCGCGGCAGCGTCAGCGCCGAACCGAGCTCCGCGACCGAGAAGGAGGCCAGCAGTACGAATCCGATGGCCGCCAGGGTCAGCGGGTTCTTTCCCGCAACCTCCACCTTGAGGGCGTCGAGGCCGAACATGACCCCGAGCAGGACGACGAGTACGACCAACCGCCTCATCGCCGCCACACCGCCGGAGAGAAGATGGCCAACAGGGCGAAGATCTCGAGGCGCCCGGCGATCATACAGAAGGTGAGCACCAACTTGCCGATGGGGGGAATCGGCTCGTAGGTCATCGAGGGCCCGACGGAGCCAAGGCCAGGCCCCACACTCGACAGGCACGCCACCACCGAACTCATGGCGCTGAGCAAGTCCAGACCGAGCGCCACCATGATGAGGGACGAGGCCGCGAAGATCAGCATGAAGGTCGTGACGTAGACCGCGATCTCGTGCAACACCGACGCTTGCACGGCCGTCTTGCCAAAGCGAATGGCGACGACGGCGCTGGGCTGCACCACGGCGCGAAGCTCTTTGCCCACCAGCTTGAGCAGCGCGTAGACGCGCGAGGCCTTGATGCCGCCCGCAGTCGACCCCGCGCAGGCGCCCATGAACATCGCGAGGAAAAGTGTGAAACGCGCGACGTTCGGGTAGGTGTCGAAGTCCTCGGTCATGAACCCCGTCGTCGTCGTGACCGCGGCTGTCTGAAACGAGGCAAAGCGCAGCGCTGTGAGCAGGTCAGGATGGCGGTCCCGGATCGACCACATCACGATGCCGATCGCAACCACGTTGACCAGCATGTAGAAGCGGACTTCGTAGTTGGTGAAGAGCTCGCTGGGACGTCCCTTGATCGCCGAGTAGAACAGACCGAAGTTCAAACCGGCCAGCAGCATGAACCCGGTGATGATCCAGTCCACGCTGGCGTTGTTGTAGGCGCCCACGCTCGCGCCTCTGGTGGAAAAGCCGCCCGTACCCAGGGTGGAGAAGGCGTGGCAGATGGCATCGTAGAGCGGCATGCCCGCGACGACGAGTAGCCCGGTCGCAAGGGCGGTGAGCGCGGCGTAGATCCACCACAGGGACAGGGCCGTTTGCTTGATCTTCGGACG
The DNA window shown above is from Polyangiaceae bacterium and carries:
- the nadE gene encoding NAD(+) synthase; protein product: MKLVKVAAATLNQTPLDWDGNAANIVGALRRAREAQVGILCLPELCITGYGCEDMFLSPAVLETAQQVLRELLPETKDLVVSFGLPLRHNKAVFNTSCLVRDGELLGFVAKRALAGDGIHYEPRWFKAWPRGQRARTRLWGKSFPIGDIHFEVGDIKIGFEICEDAWIAQRPGAELALDAVDVILNPSASHFAFGKRDVRRRLVLEGSRAFGVSYVYSNLLGNEAGRAIYDGDAVIATAGKLMAAAPRFSFESATLISATIDVYLTRSRHGWLTSFQPNVAPDPDECVAAAHQYPRVGIEHSHVSEPAWESSPHIKEEEFTRAVCLGLFDYMRKSRSRGFVVSLSGGADSSAVLCLCGMMVELAHAEIGADAFAERLAYLSKLRPPSDDPKGWNAALLTSAYQATRNSGSITRDAARTVARAIGSKHHELDVDALVRGYTELCEGALGRKLSWDHDDIALQNIQARARAPGIWMLANVQGGLLLSTSNRSEAAVGYATMDGDTAGGLSPIAGIDKAFLRRWLTWLAETGPLGRGPIPELVAVTAQAPTAELRPEASKQTDEDDLMPYDLLDAVERAAIRDKRGPAEVFELMRADFPQYDPPQLLAWLERFFRLWSRNQWKRERYAPSFHLDDANLDPKTWCRFPILSGGFERELKELRQQVLGSGS
- a CDS encoding sigma 54-interacting transcriptional regulator; amino-acid sequence: MPEARRPKRSSAAIVEQALEILGGASIVLDGSLATVYASPSARALTADALAPGTRLAKLLCGESPERPVAEALSSGQAVTADVVRPGRGGRDQSLRVQALPLRSNGRLEGYLVRLSVVAAADSRDTEEMHGILTRDATMKRVLSEVRRVARSDVSVLVRGETGSGKELVARAIHLESRRAKGPFRAINCAALPAQLLESELFGHVRGAFTGAVRDAEGHMRLASGGTLFLDEVAEIPLELQAKLLRVLQDRVVLPIGGREPIPVDVRFVAATHRGLRQEVAEGRFRADLMYRLRVVPIFLPPLRERPEDVGLLADHFVRKRNQEHAPRIIERIDAAALSAMLAYDFPGNVRELQNAIEYAFVMGEGSVLSETDLPPEFRGEYGHGRVTNAPPPVRPSAQGAEARRILRALERASGNRARAAKSLGMSRVTLWRKLKALGIETESD
- a CDS encoding mechanosensitive ion channel; amino-acid sequence: MRRGRIWVAGVAALCSACGGTLPELVAPDASGPAGHTLTERLAAEAARFDALLRVDVLFKLALLLVVAALLSRMARVLVRLAWRLGLDTQRRLSWWEGGSRVVVGALVLYIASRAALAAAPILSTLLLLALLVASSWVFSSHLQSGIVGIGLLLRRRLRSGDRVQVGGLDGVVNAVGLFNLEIAKADGATALVPNRLLSEQALTVAKEKNSVPVRVRMRFDTAPTRVMIEQARRAALLSPYRAPGSSVDVGRDPADLCVMDVSVQVWAAAAARTAADHLETSLRAALPTEAREGAREATNAGS
- a CDS encoding cation:proton antiporter, with amino-acid sequence MRRLVVLVVLLGVMFGLDALKVEVAGKNPLTLAAIGFVLLASFSVAELGSALTLPRVTGYILSGVVLGPFVSNILSREVVTEMRMFNTLALGLIAVGAGLELDVRQIAKIWRTLVGTIFLKITVAAGLVGATFYGLQTGLHLLPFEAGAATVALTLILAALSIGTSPAIALAVMNETRARGRLMDLVLGAAVLKDLVVVICLAVAIAVSRSLLGGGSSDESVLVLVSKELGFSILAGGVLGALLIGYIRFVRAEMLLFVAAMILVMSEVGKALHLELLLVFITAGFVVRNFSKYEHELMGPVQLVALPVFVVFFTIAGAGIDLFATWRVLPIALALCAARAVGYFIAARLGGGFGGEGEYVRKNAWLGYLPQAGVTLGLVGLAAQQLPELSDHITALGMAVVALNLLVGPVSLRKALKGAGEIPEDTGLAQAAAVELAPDEQLPQQVEGVGPAPPDVVARLDTAIERMQAPALESLVRELYTQLETTARGFGAERLLPWTRAFSQSLDKIGEANESDYVKRIEAWAAQSHTEDLSERVEICRSLYRALRQALRRCPEEAEVVVEERNRRVQRTDGFRLRWRKRGRAVKRVLSFGRSGRHRRVPVRMIVRREFEPRMAALAVALLSSWARAQAGVVQELRTLAVEGGDSRAARRAVERRLELFLEHFDADAKIALLGGLDAVVDPLGLVDGPALGRKQIRYSEVDPHVRELLRSLDDLGEKWKDALDADQGSLRLSVELAMIEAELSRSLEESVLGPAATAFRNIEGVVGSVWQRLSNVRDALPCERVLTSEEREGLLTDCNGSCNEDVTRSLERGAARLRAAASAHLVAVEARAVVESLPETILLARTDTPVLYAKDPSEVRTRRVALRQAANVLVMERLLPAIDEQIRDMTTTVARTAGLIRESADIAAHALESHGLEDSDAERDAMQDAFERALAHLDEHLTALDEGITRASAGIRLSAETALDDLARLADVGDAVAADSGGLLSTLLHRGLRALGPSMESARQRVRSAAALVQRIGGSQISQDVLRRVGDSELAAADIRAHTERFRELAGIPPEYVRLFRVEPVREHRLFTAHEAELRETVECERRWLSGAGGSALLVGAHGSGRTSMLNLCELELSAPRLLRPQPIEWRREIGLVDAVAIELGVRPRRQAVVRALSEVKTTVLLDDVEQWFTPDVRGLRDLESFLDLVVATRESTFWLAAISKEALTLLEESVSVREPFSNLISLDPLKPDAMARAIEGRHILSGRRVQYPKTFASGILRRLRQTDDRLLYFAVLTRVTEGNLSRALPAWLKSLSLDEEGQVSPEIHRTLTLGLPYMSRLPAVVVGMLVQLVRFGPMDEQEMMKNLCLGVAETRRHVHFLIAAGLLEPTSASKPALAIPADIRPLVFQGLRSIGAVQ
- a CDS encoding TrkH family potassium uptake protein, whose protein sequence is MNKRVVALLTSHLLFLVAAPMLLPMILAIVDRQLRSAVAYGASAVATALTAGVLRYIGRKAPNVLHRKDALGVVALTWICLGVFGAVPFLLEGSIRHPASAVFEAVSGFTTTGATVVGDVDGLSRATNLWRCMIHWIGGMGIVVLFVAVFPQLGVGAKHLFRTEVPGPITEGLRPKIKQTALSLWWIYAALTALATGLLVVAGMPLYDAICHAFSTLGTGGFSTRGASVGAYNNASVDWIITGFMLLAGLNFGLFYSAIKGRPSELFTNYEVRFYMLVNVVAIGIVMWSIRDRHPDLLTALRFASFQTAAVTTTTGFMTEDFDTYPNVARFTLFLAMFMGACAGSTAGGIKASRVYALLKLVGKELRAVVQPSAVVAIRFGKTAVQASVLHEIAVYVTTFMLIFAASSLIMVALGLDLLSAMSSVVACLSSVGPGLGSVGPSMTYEPIPPIGKLVLTFCMIAGRLEIFALLAIFSPAVWRR